The Nocardiopsis dassonvillei subsp. dassonvillei DSM 43111 genome contains a region encoding:
- a CDS encoding inorganic diphosphatase, which produces MEFDVTIEIPKGERNKYEVDHETGRIRLDRMLFTSTTYPADYGFVEGTLGEDGDPLDALVLLKAPTFPGCLIRARAIGMFRMRDEAGGDDKLLCVPATDPRQEHLRDIHHVNEFERLEIEHFFTVYKDLEPGKSVEGATWVGRHEAEQEIVASVKRAEEAGVHGDASHISEVKES; this is translated from the coding sequence ATGGAATTCGACGTTACGATCGAGATCCCCAAGGGGGAGCGCAACAAGTACGAGGTGGACCACGAGACCGGTCGTATCCGTCTCGACCGCATGCTGTTCACCTCCACGACCTACCCCGCCGACTACGGGTTCGTCGAGGGGACCCTCGGCGAGGACGGCGACCCCCTGGACGCCCTCGTCCTGCTCAAGGCCCCGACGTTCCCGGGCTGCCTGATCCGGGCCCGCGCCATCGGCATGTTCCGCATGCGCGACGAGGCGGGGGGCGACGACAAGCTGCTCTGCGTCCCCGCGACGGACCCGCGCCAGGAGCACCTGCGTGACATTCACCACGTGAACGAGTTCGAGCGCCTGGAGATCGAGCACTTCTTCACGGTCTACAAGGACCTGGAGCCCGGCAAGTCCGTGGAGGGCGCCACCTGGGTCGGCCGCCACGAGGCCGAGCAGGAGATCGTGGCCTCGGTCAAGCGCGCCGAGGAGGCCGGCGTGCACGGCGACGCCTCGCACATCTCCGAGGTCAAGGAGAGCTAG
- the topA gene encoding type I DNA topoisomerase, with protein MPPTKGSAGKNGSKDSGRQGAGTALVIVESPAKAKTIAGYLGRGYVVESSIGHIRDMPNKAAEIPAKYKGQAWARLGVDVDGDFEPLYVVNTDKKAHVKKLKELMADADELLLATDEDREGEAIAWHLLEELKPRIPVRRMVFNEITKDAIQRAAHNTRDLNTRLVNAQETRRILDRLYGYEVSPVLWKKVMPKLSAGRVQSVATRLVVERERERMAFTSAEYWDLKALFDATEAGVAEGPATFPAALVSVDGTRVAAGRDFTPQGTLRSDRPVRQLDEAAARGLAERLSGAGFSVSSVERKPYRRSPYAPFRTTTLQQEASRKLGLSAKQTMQVAQRLYENGYITYMRTDSTTLSDSAVKAARSQVRSLYGGDYLPDKPRVYAKKVKNAQEAHEAIRPSGDTFRTPAQTGLSGPEFRLYELVWKRTVASQMKDAVGESVTVRIEGTSSDGEVAEFSATGKVITFHGFLKAYVEGSDDPAADLDDRERRLPAMSEGDPLKAQNLEAEGHSTRPPARYTEATLVKELEEREIGRPSTYASIIGTILDRGYVFKKGTALVPSFLAFAVVQLLERHFGNLVDYEFTARLEDVLDDIARGEAESLPWLRRFYFGGEDTEGQRETGLKELVNDNLSDIDPKEISSLPLPGTDIVLRVGRYGPYLDRDGVRVNVPEDLAPDELTVDKAEELFAQPSGDRELGTDPETGRVIVAKTGRFGPYVTEVIEEPQEAEEGKAKTRAKAKVKPRTSSLLKSMSLDTVTLEDALRLLSLPRVVGQIDGEDVTAQNGRFGPYIKKGTDSRSLETEEQMFTVTLEQAAALFAQPKQRGRRAAAPPLRELGEDPASGAKMVIKDGRFGPYVTDGEVNASLRKGDEVESITDQRAAELLAERRAKAPAKKPAAKKPAAKKAPAKKTSTTARKTGTAAKKASTSTTARKSPAKGTGASDPAPEE; from the coding sequence GTGCCACCCACGAAGGGCAGCGCCGGCAAGAACGGCTCGAAGGACAGCGGACGACAGGGGGCGGGCACCGCCCTCGTCATCGTCGAGTCACCGGCCAAGGCGAAGACCATCGCCGGTTATCTGGGGCGCGGCTACGTCGTGGAGTCCAGCATCGGCCACATCCGCGACATGCCCAACAAGGCCGCCGAGATCCCCGCCAAGTACAAGGGGCAGGCGTGGGCCCGGCTCGGGGTGGACGTCGACGGCGACTTCGAGCCGCTCTACGTGGTCAACACCGACAAGAAGGCGCACGTCAAGAAGCTCAAGGAGCTCATGGCCGACGCCGACGAACTCCTCCTCGCGACAGATGAGGACCGCGAGGGCGAGGCGATCGCCTGGCACCTGCTGGAGGAGCTCAAGCCCCGCATCCCCGTCCGCCGCATGGTGTTCAACGAGATCACCAAGGACGCCATCCAGCGCGCGGCCCACAACACCCGCGACCTGAACACCCGCCTGGTCAACGCACAGGAGACCCGGCGCATCCTGGACCGCCTCTACGGCTACGAGGTCTCCCCCGTGCTGTGGAAGAAGGTCATGCCCAAGCTCTCGGCGGGCCGCGTGCAGTCCGTGGCCACCCGCCTGGTGGTCGAGCGCGAACGCGAGCGCATGGCGTTCACCTCCGCCGAGTACTGGGACCTCAAGGCCCTCTTCGACGCCACCGAGGCCGGTGTCGCCGAAGGCCCCGCCACCTTCCCCGCCGCCCTCGTCTCCGTGGACGGCACCCGCGTCGCCGCGGGCCGCGACTTCACCCCGCAGGGCACGCTGCGCTCGGACCGCCCCGTCCGCCAGCTGGACGAGGCCGCGGCGCGCGGCCTCGCCGAGCGGCTGTCCGGCGCCGGGTTCTCGGTCTCCTCGGTGGAGCGCAAGCCCTACCGCCGCTCGCCCTACGCGCCGTTCCGCACCACCACCCTCCAGCAGGAGGCGTCCCGCAAGCTCGGCCTGTCGGCCAAGCAGACCATGCAGGTCGCCCAGCGGCTGTACGAGAACGGCTACATCACCTACATGCGCACCGACAGCACCACGCTGTCGGACAGCGCGGTCAAGGCCGCCCGCTCCCAGGTGCGCAGCCTCTACGGCGGCGACTACCTGCCCGACAAGCCGCGCGTGTACGCCAAGAAGGTCAAGAACGCCCAGGAGGCGCACGAGGCGATCCGCCCGTCCGGCGACACCTTCCGCACGCCCGCCCAGACCGGCCTGTCCGGCCCCGAGTTCCGGCTCTACGAGCTGGTCTGGAAGCGCACCGTCGCCTCCCAGATGAAGGACGCGGTCGGCGAGTCCGTCACCGTGCGCATCGAGGGCACCTCCTCCGACGGCGAGGTCGCCGAGTTCAGCGCGACCGGCAAGGTCATCACCTTCCACGGGTTCCTCAAGGCCTACGTGGAGGGCTCCGACGACCCGGCCGCCGACCTGGACGACCGCGAGCGCCGCCTGCCCGCGATGTCGGAGGGCGACCCGCTCAAGGCCCAGAACCTGGAGGCCGAGGGGCATAGCACCCGGCCGCCCGCGCGCTACACCGAGGCCACCCTGGTCAAGGAGCTGGAGGAGCGCGAGATCGGCCGCCCCTCCACCTACGCCTCGATCATCGGCACCATCCTGGACCGCGGCTACGTGTTCAAGAAGGGCACGGCGCTGGTGCCGTCCTTCCTGGCCTTCGCCGTGGTGCAGTTGCTGGAGCGCCACTTCGGCAACCTGGTGGACTACGAGTTCACCGCGCGCCTGGAGGACGTGCTCGACGACATCGCCCGGGGGGAGGCCGAGAGCCTGCCCTGGCTGCGCCGCTTCTACTTCGGCGGCGAGGACACCGAGGGCCAGCGGGAGACCGGGCTCAAGGAGCTGGTCAACGACAACCTCTCCGACATCGACCCCAAGGAGATCAGCTCCCTGCCGCTGCCCGGCACCGACATCGTGCTGCGGGTGGGGCGCTACGGCCCCTACCTGGACCGGGACGGCGTGCGGGTGAACGTGCCCGAGGACCTGGCCCCGGACGAGTTGACCGTGGACAAGGCCGAGGAGCTGTTCGCCCAGCCCAGCGGCGACCGGGAGCTGGGCACCGACCCCGAGACCGGCCGCGTCATCGTGGCCAAGACCGGGCGGTTCGGCCCCTACGTCACCGAGGTGATCGAGGAGCCGCAGGAGGCCGAGGAGGGCAAGGCCAAGACCAGGGCCAAGGCCAAGGTCAAGCCGCGCACCAGCTCGCTGCTCAAGTCGATGAGCCTGGACACCGTCACCCTGGAGGACGCGCTGCGCCTGCTGTCGCTGCCGCGCGTGGTCGGCCAGATCGACGGCGAGGACGTCACCGCGCAGAACGGCCGGTTCGGCCCCTACATCAAGAAGGGCACCGACAGCCGCTCCCTGGAGACCGAGGAGCAGATGTTCACGGTCACACTGGAGCAGGCCGCGGCGCTGTTCGCCCAGCCCAAGCAGCGCGGGCGCCGCGCCGCCGCCCCGCCGCTGCGCGAGCTGGGGGAGGACCCGGCCTCGGGCGCCAAGATGGTGATCAAGGACGGCCGGTTCGGCCCCTACGTCACCGACGGGGAGGTCAACGCCTCCCTGCGCAAGGGCGACGAGGTGGAGTCGATCACCGACCAGCGGGCCGCCGAGCTGCTGGCCGAGCGCCGCGCCAAGGCGCCCGCCAAGAAGCCCGCGGCCAAGAAGCCCGCCGCGAAGAAGGCGCCCGCCAAGAAGACCTCCACGACGGCCAGGAAGACGGGCACGGCGGCCAAGAAGGCGTCCACCTCCACGACGGCCAGGAAGTCACCGGCCAAGGGGACCGGCGCCTCCGACCCCGCCCCGGAGGAGTAG
- a CDS encoding cupin domain-containing protein has product MPQRTLSGTAVLPAPHNATAPAAAAPAAAAPAPSSAPSPRSAPVSLEGIGDVVDAGRRSGYAHLGERRMPTLGRLVTAARGAAASLGGPTLRPSRRGRWQLVPRAARRQAGGRLRVTAVALEPNSFVSGPAPHPSRQHGMEVLYLVSGRAHLIASASDGQMRSASELSAGRARVVGSAEGSGGRHHLVNTGDEVAVVVRVTA; this is encoded by the coding sequence ATGCCCCAGCGCACTCTCTCCGGCACTGCCGTACTCCCCGCTCCCCACAACGCCACCGCACCGGCCGCCGCTGCACCGGCCGCCGCCGCACCGGCCCCGTCGTCCGCGCCGTCCCCGAGGAGCGCGCCCGTCTCCCTGGAGGGGATCGGCGACGTGGTGGACGCCGGACGCCGCTCCGGCTACGCCCACCTGGGCGAGCGCCGCATGCCGACCCTCGGCCGCCTGGTGACCGCCGCCCGGGGCGCCGCCGCCTCCCTGGGCGGGCCCACGCTGCGGCCGTCCCGGCGGGGGCGCTGGCAGCTCGTCCCCCGCGCGGCCCGGCGCCAGGCGGGCGGCAGGCTCCGCGTGACCGCGGTGGCCCTCGAACCCAACAGTTTCGTGTCCGGACCCGCCCCGCACCCGTCCCGACAGCACGGCATGGAGGTGCTGTACCTGGTCAGCGGGCGCGCGCACCTGATCGCCTCCGCCTCGGACGGGCAGATGCGCTCGGCGTCGGAGCTGTCCGCCGGCCGGGCCCGGGTGGTGGGCTCCGCCGAGGGCAGCGGTGGCCGCCACCACCTCGTCAACACCGGCGACGAGGTGGCCGTGGTGGTCCGGGTGACCGCCTGA
- a CDS encoding DNA polymerase III subunit delta', protein MTVFDDLIGQRSTVGQLQRAVAGAADLVSGGRGTGMTHAWLFTGPPGSGRSEAARAFAAALQCRDGGCGHCASCHQTLAGTHPDVLYVRPSGLSFGVAATRDLVLRAGSKPSGGRFRIVLFEDADRATEAASNALLKAVEEPSPRTVWLLCTPTPDDLLVTIRSRCRMVTLATPGTRELVDALVQRDGIDAETARAAAVAASGRIDRARQLATDPEARRRREEVLSIPARLDGLGACVTSAARLYEIAEEESKALTTALDEKEREELRAAFGEGSTGKGVAKAMRGSAGAMKDLEERQKRRATRIKRDSYDRALLDLVAFYRDALTLQLGARVELSTAERSGDLERVARSSTPESTLRRIDAIMECRERIAANVHPQIAMEAMTSALLAG, encoded by the coding sequence ATGACGGTCTTCGACGACCTCATCGGCCAGCGGTCCACGGTGGGCCAGCTCCAGCGGGCCGTCGCCGGGGCCGCCGACCTCGTCTCCGGCGGACGGGGCACGGGGATGACCCACGCCTGGCTGTTCACCGGGCCGCCCGGTTCGGGCCGCTCGGAGGCCGCCCGGGCCTTCGCGGCCGCCCTCCAGTGCCGGGACGGCGGCTGCGGGCACTGCGCCTCCTGTCACCAGACCCTCGCCGGCACCCACCCCGACGTGCTGTACGTGCGGCCCAGCGGACTGAGCTTCGGTGTGGCCGCCACCCGCGACCTCGTGTTGCGCGCAGGCTCCAAACCCTCCGGCGGCCGGTTCCGGATCGTGCTGTTCGAGGACGCCGACCGCGCCACCGAGGCCGCCTCCAACGCCCTGCTCAAGGCGGTGGAGGAGCCCTCGCCGCGCACCGTGTGGCTGCTGTGCACCCCCACCCCCGACGACCTGCTCGTCACCATCCGTTCGCGCTGCCGCATGGTCACCCTGGCCACGCCCGGCACCCGGGAGCTGGTGGACGCCCTCGTCCAGCGCGACGGGATCGACGCCGAGACCGCCCGCGCCGCGGCGGTCGCCGCCTCCGGGCGGATCGACCGGGCCCGGCAGCTGGCCACCGACCCCGAGGCGCGCAGACGCCGGGAGGAGGTGCTGTCCATCCCCGCCCGGCTCGACGGGCTCGGCGCGTGCGTCACCTCCGCCGCCCGGCTCTACGAGATCGCCGAGGAGGAGTCCAAGGCCCTCACCACGGCGCTCGACGAGAAGGAGAGGGAGGAGCTGCGGGCCGCGTTCGGCGAGGGCTCCACGGGCAAGGGCGTGGCCAAGGCGATGCGCGGCTCCGCGGGGGCGATGAAGGACCTGGAGGAGCGGCAGAAGCGCCGTGCCACCCGCATCAAGCGCGACTCCTACGACCGCGCCCTGCTCGACCTGGTCGCGTTCTACCGGGACGCGCTCACCCTCCAGCTGGGCGCGAGGGTGGAGCTGTCCACGGCCGAGCGCTCCGGCGACCTGGAACGCGTCGCCCGCTCCAGCACACCGGAGTCCACGCTGCGCAGGATCGACGCCATCATGGAGTGCCGTGAGCGCATCGCCGCGAACGTGCACCCCCAGATCGCCATGGAGGCCATGACCTCCGCCCTCCTGGCCGGATAG
- a CDS encoding exonuclease domain-containing protein — protein MRNRYPGTCTDCQSSVGAGEGVVVKEGGRWRTYCAEHEPRPTPPVRGGHPGWHTTPLLGFDTETSSRDPDTAFLVSAALVDREGKARTWLVDPGPREIPADAVAVHGISTERARAEGRPAGECLEEIGQALADQLSSGQGLVVFNAPYDLRVLSGEMRRHGLTPLAERLSGPLAPVVDPLVIDRGVEPYRRGKRNLGAMCEYYGVELTDAHTAAADASAALALAEEIGARHPELAAVSLAELHQRQVDWSLAFARNRQEWMDRSKPGHGTVVDGTWP, from the coding sequence ATGCGCAACCGCTATCCCGGGACATGCACCGACTGCCAGTCCTCCGTCGGCGCCGGTGAGGGTGTCGTCGTCAAGGAGGGCGGCCGGTGGCGCACCTACTGCGCGGAGCACGAGCCGCGCCCCACCCCTCCCGTCCGGGGCGGCCACCCCGGCTGGCACACCACTCCCCTGCTGGGGTTCGACACCGAGACCTCCTCCCGCGACCCCGACACCGCCTTCCTCGTCTCGGCCGCGCTGGTGGACCGCGAGGGCAAGGCCCGCACCTGGCTGGTGGACCCGGGCCCCCGCGAGATCCCCGCGGACGCCGTCGCCGTCCACGGCATCAGCACCGAGCGGGCACGGGCCGAGGGCCGCCCCGCCGGGGAGTGCCTGGAGGAGATCGGCCAGGCACTGGCCGACCAGCTCTCCTCGGGGCAGGGGCTGGTGGTCTTCAACGCCCCCTACGACCTCCGGGTGCTCTCCGGGGAGATGCGGCGGCACGGGCTGACCCCCCTCGCGGAACGCCTGAGCGGCCCGCTGGCGCCCGTGGTGGACCCGCTGGTGATCGACCGGGGCGTGGAGCCCTACCGCAGGGGCAAGCGCAACCTGGGCGCCATGTGCGAGTACTACGGCGTGGAGCTGACCGACGCCCACACCGCGGCCGCCGACGCCTCGGCTGCGCTGGCCCTGGCCGAGGAGATCGGCGCCAGGCACCCCGAACTCGCCGCCGTCAGCCTGGCCGAGCTGCACCAGCGCCAGGTCGACTGGTCCCTGGCCTTCGCCCGCAACCGCCAGGAGTGGATGGACCGCAGCAAACCCGGCCACGGAACCGTGGTGGACGGCACCTGGCCCTGA
- a CDS encoding RNA polymerase sigma factor produces MTDRDLLHALRSGRTPPEDAYARLLDAYGAELYRRCILVLRDRDAAHVVLRDTLIVARAHIGRLADADRLGEWLHALAEAECARHRANGPQAGAPAELGLPENTALVPTRVLNGMVGPELDGYRTHVAVRADRFDREGFPKPPSGPLLTRGLASLLPVALALLFALLLIVLAGYVLTKDSAHEPLPGPGAVASHGQR; encoded by the coding sequence ATGACGGACCGGGATCTTCTCCACGCCCTGCGCTCCGGCCGTACTCCGCCGGAGGACGCCTACGCCAGGCTTCTCGACGCGTACGGAGCGGAGCTGTACCGGCGCTGCATCCTGGTCCTGCGCGACCGCGACGCCGCGCACGTGGTGCTCAGGGACACGCTGATCGTCGCCCGCGCGCACATCGGGCGCCTCGCCGACGCCGATCGGCTGGGGGAGTGGCTGCACGCGCTCGCCGAGGCCGAGTGCGCCCGCCACCGGGCCAACGGCCCGCAGGCCGGCGCCCCGGCCGAGCTGGGGCTGCCGGAGAACACCGCGCTGGTCCCGACGCGCGTGCTCAACGGCATGGTCGGTCCCGAACTCGACGGCTACCGCACGCACGTGGCCGTGCGCGCCGACCGCTTCGACCGCGAGGGCTTCCCCAAACCGCCGAGCGGTCCGCTCCTGACCCGCGGCCTGGCCTCCCTGCTGCCCGTCGCCCTGGCGCTGCTGTTCGCCCTGCTGCTGATCGTGCTGGCGGGGTACGTGCTCACCAAGGACTCCGCGCACGAGCCCCTGCCCGGCCCCGGGGCGGTCGCCTCGCACGGTCAGCGCTGA
- the tmk gene encoding dTMP kinase, translating to MSRSAPLGAPAEARNVLAITPFRRLWISLSLSSLGDWLSLLALVSLATVFTADGSQLVQYLAVSGVVAIKLAPSILLSPLVGSVADRLDRRWTMVVGDVLRAVLYVSIPVVGLLFPGFALEWLLIATLLAEVVALFWTPAKDATVPNLVPRKLLGQANRLSLLTAYGTAPVAALLFAALASVSNVLGAFLPSMASPEADVALYLNGLTFVVAAVVVAGLPIPRHKPSKDAESDTRDSGILRALGTGRRHAGGTPRVRGLVPGMLCVVAAGGVVIGVGRVHVEGLGAGNAGFGVVFAAVFAGMALGVLAGPRVLKQFSRSRLFGLSIALAGLALLFAGAVADMVLTAVLTALLGVGAGIACVIGLAVFDREVEDEHRGSAFAFLHGAARVTLVGAAVLAPLAAGLIGSYRIPVGPLSYDLRGSGLVLMLSGLAVLVVALVCYRRMNRRDDPEAGPGLLPELFAALRGVAIAPEEDEEARLAGAFIVVEGGEGAGKSTQVRELTVWLRDQGFEVIGTRQPGATKLGMRLRGLLLDRENSHITPRAEVLLYAADKADHVQQEILPALRRGAVVISDRYVDSLLAYQGSGRDLSSDEIRRISDWATQGLVPDLTVLLDVRPEDGLSRLGGPADRIEGEPAEFHDRVRRGFLELARAAPERYLVLDAREPQDRITREIQRRVRSLLPDPVPSSAEAVTGMIPVIRNDEVGQG from the coding sequence ATGAGCAGATCTGCACCCCTGGGAGCGCCGGCCGAGGCGCGCAACGTTCTTGCGATCACACCCTTCCGAAGGCTGTGGATCTCTCTCTCCCTCTCCAGCCTGGGCGACTGGCTCAGCCTGCTGGCACTGGTGTCCCTGGCGACCGTCTTCACCGCCGACGGATCCCAGCTCGTCCAGTACCTGGCCGTCAGCGGCGTCGTGGCGATCAAGCTCGCCCCGTCGATCCTGCTCAGCCCCCTGGTCGGGTCGGTCGCCGACCGCCTCGACCGCAGGTGGACGATGGTGGTCGGCGACGTCCTGCGCGCCGTGCTGTACGTCTCCATCCCGGTCGTGGGCCTCCTCTTCCCCGGCTTCGCCCTGGAGTGGCTCCTCATCGCCACCCTCCTGGCCGAGGTCGTCGCCCTGTTCTGGACCCCGGCCAAGGACGCCACGGTCCCCAACCTGGTGCCCCGCAAGCTGCTGGGGCAGGCGAACCGGCTGAGCCTGCTCACCGCCTACGGCACCGCGCCCGTCGCGGCGCTGCTGTTCGCCGCGCTCGCCTCGGTCAGCAACGTGCTCGGCGCGTTCCTGCCCTCCATGGCCAGCCCCGAGGCCGACGTCGCCCTCTACCTCAACGGCCTCACCTTCGTCGTCGCGGCGGTCGTCGTCGCCGGGCTGCCGATCCCCAGGCACAAGCCCTCCAAGGACGCGGAGAGCGACACCCGCGACAGCGGCATCCTGCGCGCGCTGGGGACCGGTCGGCGCCACGCGGGCGGCACGCCCCGCGTGCGCGGCCTGGTTCCGGGCATGCTCTGCGTCGTGGCCGCCGGGGGCGTGGTCATCGGTGTCGGCCGCGTGCACGTCGAGGGCCTGGGCGCGGGCAACGCCGGTTTCGGCGTGGTCTTCGCCGCGGTCTTCGCGGGCATGGCCCTGGGCGTGCTCGCCGGGCCGCGCGTCCTCAAGCAGTTCAGCCGCAGCCGGCTGTTCGGTCTGAGCATCGCCCTCGCCGGGCTGGCCCTGCTGTTCGCCGGGGCCGTCGCCGACATGGTGCTCACCGCCGTGCTCACCGCGCTGCTCGGCGTGGGCGCGGGTATCGCCTGCGTGATCGGCCTGGCGGTGTTCGACCGCGAGGTGGAGGACGAGCACCGGGGTTCCGCCTTCGCCTTCCTGCACGGCGCCGCCCGCGTCACCCTGGTCGGCGCCGCCGTGCTCGCCCCGCTGGCCGCCGGGCTCATCGGCAGTTACCGGATCCCGGTCGGCCCCCTGAGCTACGACCTGCGCGGCAGCGGCCTCGTCCTCATGCTCTCCGGCCTGGCCGTCCTGGTCGTGGCGCTGGTCTGCTACCGGCGGATGAACCGCCGGGACGACCCCGAGGCCGGTCCCGGCCTGCTCCCGGAGCTGTTCGCGGCGCTGCGCGGCGTCGCGATCGCGCCGGAGGAGGACGAGGAGGCCAGGCTCGCGGGCGCGTTCATCGTCGTCGAGGGCGGCGAGGGCGCGGGCAAGTCCACCCAGGTGCGCGAGCTGACGGTGTGGCTGCGCGACCAGGGGTTCGAGGTGATCGGCACCCGCCAGCCGGGCGCGACCAAGCTCGGCATGCGCCTGCGCGGCCTGCTCCTGGACCGGGAGAACTCGCACATCACCCCGCGCGCCGAGGTGCTGCTCTACGCGGCCGACAAGGCCGACCACGTCCAGCAGGAGATCCTGCCCGCCCTGCGGCGCGGCGCGGTCGTCATCAGCGACCGCTACGTGGACTCCCTGCTGGCCTACCAGGGCTCGGGGCGCGACCTGTCCTCGGACGAGATCCGCCGGATCAGCGACTGGGCCACGCAGGGCCTGGTTCCGGACCTGACGGTGCTGCTCGACGTGCGGCCGGAGGACGGCCTGTCCCGCCTGGGCGGCCCGGCCGACCGCATCGAGGGCGAGCCTGCGGAGTTCCACGACCGGGTCCGCCGGGGCTTCCTGGAGCTGGCCAGGGCCGCGCCGGAGCGCTACCTGGTGCTCGACGCCCGCGAGCCGCAGGACAGGATCACCCGCGAGATCCAGCGCCGGGTGCGCTCCCTGCTGCCCGACCCGGTCCCGAGCAGCGCCGAGGCCGTCACCGGCATGATCCCGGTGATCAGGAACGACGAGGTCGGACAGGGCTGA
- a CDS encoding alpha/beta hydrolase, translating to MLAGSVLLATACTAQGDQPREGGVAPGLSGDLAAFADQELAWGECESGAPGTECATYEVPLDYGDPDGERIEIAVKRFPSEGGDVLGSLLVNPGGPGGSGYDFVDHAPYTVSDAVRERFDVVGFDPRGVGRSSPLTCLDAEGIDEFLGGVDSVEGDGDMSEVSAAELAELEEDSRGFVEACQANHPELMRHVGTADVARDMDLLRALLGDEKLTYLGASYGTSIGAHYAEQFPDRVRALVLDGAVDPSQGQLDLSVQQATGFETALRAFVEDCLSRSDCPLGAPGDSVDDGIGALTAFLADTAENPLSNSMDDREVNRARAELGVLAALYTEDWWPRVREALTAGTEGDGTLLLQLADDLYSRSDTDAYVNSTAALIAVNCSDSPSPRDVEAYTEAAARAGEESPIFGPSLAWGALPCAYWPEEAVDPPVELDGDGAAPVMVLGTTRDSATPYAWSEALAEQLDSGFLVTRDGDGHTGYRMGDQCVDAMVDAYLVDLTVPEDGMACA from the coding sequence GTGCTCGCCGGGTCCGTGCTGCTGGCGACGGCGTGCACGGCGCAGGGCGACCAGCCGAGGGAGGGAGGCGTCGCGCCCGGGCTCTCCGGGGACCTGGCGGCCTTCGCCGACCAGGAACTGGCCTGGGGCGAGTGCGAGAGCGGAGCGCCCGGCACCGAGTGCGCCACCTACGAGGTGCCCCTCGACTACGGGGACCCGGACGGCGAGCGCATCGAGATCGCGGTCAAGCGCTTCCCCTCTGAGGGAGGCGACGTCCTGGGCTCCCTGCTCGTCAACCCCGGCGGGCCCGGCGGCTCCGGGTACGACTTCGTGGACCACGCCCCCTACACGGTCAGCGACGCGGTGCGCGAGAGGTTCGACGTGGTCGGGTTCGACCCGCGCGGTGTCGGTCGCAGCTCACCGCTGACCTGCCTGGACGCCGAGGGCATCGACGAGTTCCTCGGCGGGGTGGACAGCGTCGAGGGCGACGGCGACATGTCCGAGGTCTCCGCGGCCGAGCTGGCCGAGCTGGAGGAGGACAGCCGCGGCTTCGTCGAGGCCTGCCAGGCCAACCACCCCGAGCTGATGCGGCACGTGGGCACCGCGGACGTGGCCCGCGACATGGATCTGCTGCGCGCCCTGCTCGGCGACGAGAAGCTCACCTACCTGGGCGCCTCCTACGGCACCAGCATCGGCGCCCACTACGCCGAGCAGTTCCCCGACCGCGTCCGCGCGCTGGTGCTCGACGGCGCAGTGGACCCCAGCCAGGGGCAGCTCGACCTCAGCGTGCAGCAGGCGACCGGGTTCGAGACCGCCCTGCGGGCCTTCGTGGAGGACTGCCTGAGCCGGTCGGACTGCCCGCTCGGCGCCCCCGGCGACAGCGTGGACGACGGCATCGGGGCGCTGACCGCCTTCCTAGCCGACACCGCCGAGAACCCCCTGTCCAACAGCATGGACGACCGCGAGGTCAACCGCGCCCGCGCCGAACTGGGCGTGCTCGCCGCGCTCTACACCGAGGACTGGTGGCCGCGCGTGCGCGAGGCCCTCACCGCCGGTACGGAGGGCGACGGCACCCTTCTGCTCCAGCTCGCCGACGACCTCTACAGCCGGAGCGACACGGACGCCTACGTCAACTCCACGGCCGCGCTCATCGCGGTGAACTGCTCCGACTCGCCCAGCCCGCGCGACGTGGAGGCCTACACCGAGGCCGCGGCCCGGGCCGGTGAGGAGTCACCGATCTTCGGCCCCAGCCTGGCGTGGGGCGCCCTGCCCTGCGCGTACTGGCCGGAGGAGGCGGTCGACCCGCCCGTGGAGCTGGACGGGGACGGAGCCGCGCCCGTCATGGTGCTGGGCACCACCCGGGACTCGGCCACCCCGTACGCGTGGTCCGAGGCGCTCGCGGAGCAGCTCGACTCGGGTTTCCTGGTGACCCGCGACGGCGACGGACACACCGGTTACCGGATGGGCGACCAGTGCGTCGACGCGATGGTGGACGCCTACCTGGTCGACCTCACCGTGCCCGAGGACGGCATGGCCTGCGCCTGA